The genome window CCTTTACTCAATTATACGAAAATCTACTATTAACTGCATTATATTTCTTTTATATTCCAAATTTTCATGAAAACTAGCTCATCACCAAAACGTGGGGTTGATTTCTACTCCGACTAGGCACTTTCCTTGGGGCGTCCGATGATCCCCATGGAGTCGCCCAGCCTTCACTTCAATCAACTCAAAATGTCAACTTCAACTTTTGGTGATGAGCATTAAAGCTATTAGGTACATTTTTATTCTATCTTATTTGCTTCATTCAATTGATATTTACTAGTTCTAAATATAAAAAGTACCCTTTAAATGAAGCGTCATTCAAAAGGTACTTTACGTTTTCCATTAAATTAATTTATTGTTATTCCATGTAAATACTGATTGATCGGATGTAAGGAAGGTTTGTGGGAAAATCTTCTGTGCATCTGCTAAGAATAATGGTAAATCCTGTGGTAAGAAGCGGGCACTTAAATGGTTCAGAAGTAAATAATTTGCTCCTGCTTGTTGTGCCACCTTTGCCGCTTCGACATTTGTAGAGTGTCCGTAGCTAGCTGCTAAATCTGTCGTCGTGCCATCAAAGGTCGCTTCATGAATAACGATATCTGCTCCATTAGCTAATGAAACAGCCTCTGGACAGTATTTTGTATCTCCTAAAATAGTGAGCGTAAAGCCTTTTTTAGGCGGAGCGACAACATCTTTCGCATAAACAATGGTGCCATCCTCAAGCTCAATATCTTGCCTACCCTTTAATTGTCCTAGCAACGGACCTTTGGGAACACCAAGAGCTAGCGCTTTTTCCATTAACAGTTCTCCAGGCAAATCTTTTTGCTCAATACGGTAGCCAAAGCATGGGACTACATGTCGCAATTCACTTGCACTTACTGTAAAATGTTCATCCTCATAAATAACACCCTCATGGACTTCAACAAATTGTAATGGATATGTTAAATGCGTCTTTGACAAGGCAAAGGTTTGCTCAATCCATTGCTGCAAACCTTGTGGACCAAATATTGTTAATGGCTCTTCCCCACCTTGAAATGAACGGGAGCTTAAAAAGCCAGGTAAACCGAAAATATGGTCACCGTGTAAATGCGTTATGAATATTTTCGTTACTTTACGTGGCTTTAAGGATGTATGCAAAATTTGATGTTGCGTCGCCTCCCCACAATCAAAAAGCCACATTTCGCCCACTTCATCTAAAAGCTTTACCATTAGGGCACTTGTATTTCGTTCCTTTGAAGGCATTCCTGCGCCTGTTCCTAAAAAATGTAGTTGCACATATGCCACCTCTCTTCTATGTCTATCGCTCTATTGTACCTTATCGTTCACAATAAGAAAAACCTTTGGTGAACAGCTTTCTCCAAAGGTTTATTAGTTATTTCGGCTCCCATGATACGAGTGCCGCATGGAAGTCATGGCGATAATAATAACGCCCATTCTTCTCTTCCATAAACGGCATG of Lysinibacillus agricola contains these proteins:
- the rnz gene encoding ribonuclease Z, whose protein sequence is MQLHFLGTGAGMPSKERNTSALMVKLLDEVGEMWLFDCGEATQHQILHTSLKPRKVTKIFITHLHGDHIFGLPGFLSSRSFQGGEEPLTIFGPQGLQQWIEQTFALSKTHLTYPLQFVEVHEGVIYEDEHFTVSASELRHVVPCFGYRIEQKDLPGELLMEKALALGVPKGPLLGQLKGRQDIELEDGTIVYAKDVVAPPKKGFTLTILGDTKYCPEAVSLANGADIVIHEATFDGTTTDLAASYGHSTNVEAAKVAQQAGANYLLLNHLSARFLPQDLPLFLADAQKIFPQTFLTSDQSVFTWNNNKLI